A single window of Pygocentrus nattereri isolate fPygNat1 chromosome 24, fPygNat1.pri, whole genome shotgun sequence DNA harbors:
- the ptchd1 gene encoding patched domain-containing protein 1 isoform X2: protein MFPVWDISTGANHRSLHSTITHIQVPMLGFNYTFAHLCLLDDSKNCIVDDILRALEEMRTARASNRTVLPLRYPITRLKDGREAYIGHQLGGVTPVSSGREGVRTARALQLTYYLQAASPLNEVVAARWELLFCKELESFGKAHPELGLYPFTSSSLQRDFQRTSRVSERPLLFSLAVCLSLAVLCCSMRDCVRTKPWLGLLALVTVSLATLTSAGIFNLAGGKYNSTYLGIPFIMLGHGLFGTFEMLSSWRRTREDQHVKERVAAVFSDCMLPFTASTALHLVTFGIGASPFTNIEAVRLFCRNACISVLFNYLYILTFYGSNLVFAGYLENNYRHSLFCRRVPKPELLQQKPAWYRFLMYTHYNEEAAEPGDLRAYETHLLVAFMKRYYCDWITNTYVKPFVVLFYLVYVSFALMGYLQVSEGSDLSNVVATETSTIAYTRAQQRYFSSYSPVIGFYIYESIEYWNTSVQEDLLEYTKGFERISWFESYLNYLHGLNISTSLSRSNFTEHLRSGFLRQPRYLHFSDDIIFAKRADGEFDVVASRMFLVAKTTENKREEMSILLDTLRKLSLTSRVKFIIFNPSFVYMDRYASSVGAPLKNSCIAALFLLFFSTFLAADPLVNAWLTVTVASVEFGVVGFMTLWQVELDCMSVLCLIYGVNYAVDSSAPLVSAFALGRESTRTRWVKVSLERHGVPALQSYVCYGAALLPLAAVPSNLTRTLFRCLFLTALITAFHCLAILPVLLTFLPPSKRKRRERKNVTENQEEIECVEMADSTRVVDQITTV from the exons ATGTTTCCTGTTTGGGACATTTCTACTGGCGCAAACCACAGAAGT CTTCACAGCACCATCACCCACATCCAGGTTCCAATGTTGGGCTTCAACTACACCTTTGCCCACCTCTGCCTGCTGGATGACAGCAAGAACTGCATAGTGGATGACATCCTGCGGGCCCTGGAGGAGATGCGCACGGCTAGGGCCTCCAATCGCACTGTGCTGCCACTGCGCTACCCCATCACCAGGCTGAAGGACGGGCGGGAGGCCTACATTGGACACCAGTTGGGTGGCGTGACTCCAGTCAGCAGTGGACGGGAGGGTGTGCGCACTGCCCGCGCCCTCCAGCTCACGTATTACCTGCAGGCAGCCAGTCCATTAAACGAGGTGGTGGCAGCCCGCTGGGAGCTTCTGTTCTGCAAGGAGTTGGAGAGCTTCGGGAAGGCACACCCGGAACTAGGCCTGTATCCTTTCACCTCATCCTCACTACAGAGGGACTTCCAGAGGACCAGCCGCGTGTCAGAGCGGCCACTGCTCTTTAGCCTGGCTGTGTGCCTCTCACTGGCTGTGCTCTGCTGCTCCATGAGGGACTGTGTGCGCACCAAGCCCTGGCTGGGCCTCCTGGCGCTGGTCACCGTGAGCTTGGCCACCCTCACCTCAGCAGGGATATTTAACCTTGCGGGGGGAAAGTACAACTCCACGTACCTCGGCATTCCTTTCATTATGCTAG GTCACGGCTTGTTTGGCACATTTGAGATGCTGTCGTCATGGCGGCGGACGCGTGAGGATCAGCATGTGAAGGAGCGGGTGGCTGCCGTGTTCTCGGACTGCATGCTGCCCTTCACGGCCAGCACTGCCTTGCATCTGGTCACCTTTGGCATCGGAGCCAGCCCATTCACCAACATTGAGGCTGTGCGCCTGTTCTGTCGCAATGCCTGCATCTCCGTCCTTTTCAACTACCTCTACATCCTCACGTTCTATGGCTCCAATCTGGTCTTTGCTGGCTACCTGGAAAACAATTATCGCCACAGCCTATTTTGCAGGCGTGTACCTAAGCCCGAGCTACTGCAGCAGAAGCCGGCCTGGTACCGCTTCCTTATGTACACGCATTACAATGAGGAGGCAGCAGAACCCGGTGACCTGCGCGCCTATGAGACCCATTTACTGGTGGCCTTCATGAAGCGCTACTACTGCGACTGGATCACCAATACCTATGTCAAGCCCTTTGTAGTGCTCTTTTACCTGGTCTATGTCTCCTTTGCATTGATGGGCTACTTGCAGGTGAGTGAGGGTTCAGATCTCAGTAACGTTGTGGCTACAGAGACCAGCACTATTGCTTACACCCGAGCACAGCAGCGCTACTTCAGCAGTTACAGCCCTGTGATTGGCTTTTATATCTATGAGTCCATTGAGTACTGGAACACCAGTGTACAGGAGGACCTCCTGGAGTACACTAAAGGGTTTGAACGCATCTCCTGGTTTGAGAGCTACTTGAACTACCTGCATGGGCTgaacatcagcaccagcctgtcACGCAGTAACTTCACTGAGCATCTGCGTTCGGGCTTCCTGCGTCAGCCCCGTTACCTGCACTTCTCAGATGACATCATCTTCGCCAAACGAGCTGATGGAGAGTTTGATGTGGTGGCCTCTCGTATGTTCCTAGTTGCCAAAACAACAGAGAACAAGCGAGAGGAGATGTCCATCTTGCTGGACACTTTGCGGAAGCTCTCACTGACATCTAGAGTAAAGTTCATCATCTTCAACCCCTCTTTTGTGTATATGGACAGATATGCGTCTTCAGTGGGCGCACCACTGAAGAACTCTTGCATTGCTGCTCTCTTCTTACTCTTCTTCTCCACCTTCCTTGCAGCTGACCCACTGGTGAATGCCTGGCTAACTGTGACAGTGGCCTCAGTGGAGTTTGGGGTTGTGGGCTTCATGACTCTGTGGCAGGTGGAGCTAGACTGCATGTCTGTGCTGTGCCTAATTTACGGGGTGAACTATGCTGTGGACTCTAGTGCTCCTCTGGTGTCAGCCTTCGCCCTGGGCCGGGAGTCAACACGTACCCGCTGGGTGAAGGTGTCCCTGGAGCGCCATGGGGTTCCGGCTCTGCAGAGTTACGTGTGCTATGGTGCCGCCCTGCTTCCCCTGGCGGCTGTACCCTCCAACCTCACCCGCACTCTGTTCAGGTGCCTGTTCCTCACTGCCCTCATCACCGCCTTCCATTGTCTAGCCATTCTGCCTGTCCTCCTGACTTTCTTACCACCCTCCAAGAGGAAGAGGCGGGAAAGAAAGAATGTGACTGAGAACCAGGAGGAGATTGAATGTGTGGAGATGGCGGACAGTACACGTGTGGTTGATCAAATTACCACCGTCTGA
- the ptchd1 gene encoding patched domain-containing protein 1 isoform X1, whose product MLRQVLHEGLKTSFHKLGHFVANHPVFFASAPVLLSILLGASFSRYRIEENVEYLLAPKHSLAKIEGNLVDSLFPVNRSKHTLYSDLQTPGRYGRVIVTSRKGSVLEPHHVDLVLKLHSTITHIQVPMLGFNYTFAHLCLLDDSKNCIVDDILRALEEMRTARASNRTVLPLRYPITRLKDGREAYIGHQLGGVTPVSSGREGVRTARALQLTYYLQAASPLNEVVAARWELLFCKELESFGKAHPELGLYPFTSSSLQRDFQRTSRVSERPLLFSLAVCLSLAVLCCSMRDCVRTKPWLGLLALVTVSLATLTSAGIFNLAGGKYNSTYLGIPFIMLGHGLFGTFEMLSSWRRTREDQHVKERVAAVFSDCMLPFTASTALHLVTFGIGASPFTNIEAVRLFCRNACISVLFNYLYILTFYGSNLVFAGYLENNYRHSLFCRRVPKPELLQQKPAWYRFLMYTHYNEEAAEPGDLRAYETHLLVAFMKRYYCDWITNTYVKPFVVLFYLVYVSFALMGYLQVSEGSDLSNVVATETSTIAYTRAQQRYFSSYSPVIGFYIYESIEYWNTSVQEDLLEYTKGFERISWFESYLNYLHGLNISTSLSRSNFTEHLRSGFLRQPRYLHFSDDIIFAKRADGEFDVVASRMFLVAKTTENKREEMSILLDTLRKLSLTSRVKFIIFNPSFVYMDRYASSVGAPLKNSCIAALFLLFFSTFLAADPLVNAWLTVTVASVEFGVVGFMTLWQVELDCMSVLCLIYGVNYAVDSSAPLVSAFALGRESTRTRWVKVSLERHGVPALQSYVCYGAALLPLAAVPSNLTRTLFRCLFLTALITAFHCLAILPVLLTFLPPSKRKRRERKNVTENQEEIECVEMADSTRVVDQITTV is encoded by the exons ATGTTGCGGCAGGTGTTGCACGAGGGCCTCAAGACGTCGTTCCACAAGCTGGGCCACTTCGTCGCCAACCACCCGGTGTTCTTCGCCTCGGCGCCCGTGCTCCTCTCCATCCTGCTCGGCGCGAGCTTCAGCAGGTACCGCATCGAGGAGAACGTGGAGTACCTGTTGGCTCCCAAGCACAGCCTGGCCAAGATAGAGGGCAACCTGGTGGACAGCCTCTTCCCCGTCAACCGCTCCAAACACACGCTGTACTCGGACCTGCAGACGCCGGGCAGATACGGCCGTGTCATCGTGACCTCGCGCAAGGGGAGCGTTCTCGAGCCTCACCACGTCGATCTGGTTTTGAAG CTTCACAGCACCATCACCCACATCCAGGTTCCAATGTTGGGCTTCAACTACACCTTTGCCCACCTCTGCCTGCTGGATGACAGCAAGAACTGCATAGTGGATGACATCCTGCGGGCCCTGGAGGAGATGCGCACGGCTAGGGCCTCCAATCGCACTGTGCTGCCACTGCGCTACCCCATCACCAGGCTGAAGGACGGGCGGGAGGCCTACATTGGACACCAGTTGGGTGGCGTGACTCCAGTCAGCAGTGGACGGGAGGGTGTGCGCACTGCCCGCGCCCTCCAGCTCACGTATTACCTGCAGGCAGCCAGTCCATTAAACGAGGTGGTGGCAGCCCGCTGGGAGCTTCTGTTCTGCAAGGAGTTGGAGAGCTTCGGGAAGGCACACCCGGAACTAGGCCTGTATCCTTTCACCTCATCCTCACTACAGAGGGACTTCCAGAGGACCAGCCGCGTGTCAGAGCGGCCACTGCTCTTTAGCCTGGCTGTGTGCCTCTCACTGGCTGTGCTCTGCTGCTCCATGAGGGACTGTGTGCGCACCAAGCCCTGGCTGGGCCTCCTGGCGCTGGTCACCGTGAGCTTGGCCACCCTCACCTCAGCAGGGATATTTAACCTTGCGGGGGGAAAGTACAACTCCACGTACCTCGGCATTCCTTTCATTATGCTAG GTCACGGCTTGTTTGGCACATTTGAGATGCTGTCGTCATGGCGGCGGACGCGTGAGGATCAGCATGTGAAGGAGCGGGTGGCTGCCGTGTTCTCGGACTGCATGCTGCCCTTCACGGCCAGCACTGCCTTGCATCTGGTCACCTTTGGCATCGGAGCCAGCCCATTCACCAACATTGAGGCTGTGCGCCTGTTCTGTCGCAATGCCTGCATCTCCGTCCTTTTCAACTACCTCTACATCCTCACGTTCTATGGCTCCAATCTGGTCTTTGCTGGCTACCTGGAAAACAATTATCGCCACAGCCTATTTTGCAGGCGTGTACCTAAGCCCGAGCTACTGCAGCAGAAGCCGGCCTGGTACCGCTTCCTTATGTACACGCATTACAATGAGGAGGCAGCAGAACCCGGTGACCTGCGCGCCTATGAGACCCATTTACTGGTGGCCTTCATGAAGCGCTACTACTGCGACTGGATCACCAATACCTATGTCAAGCCCTTTGTAGTGCTCTTTTACCTGGTCTATGTCTCCTTTGCATTGATGGGCTACTTGCAGGTGAGTGAGGGTTCAGATCTCAGTAACGTTGTGGCTACAGAGACCAGCACTATTGCTTACACCCGAGCACAGCAGCGCTACTTCAGCAGTTACAGCCCTGTGATTGGCTTTTATATCTATGAGTCCATTGAGTACTGGAACACCAGTGTACAGGAGGACCTCCTGGAGTACACTAAAGGGTTTGAACGCATCTCCTGGTTTGAGAGCTACTTGAACTACCTGCATGGGCTgaacatcagcaccagcctgtcACGCAGTAACTTCACTGAGCATCTGCGTTCGGGCTTCCTGCGTCAGCCCCGTTACCTGCACTTCTCAGATGACATCATCTTCGCCAAACGAGCTGATGGAGAGTTTGATGTGGTGGCCTCTCGTATGTTCCTAGTTGCCAAAACAACAGAGAACAAGCGAGAGGAGATGTCCATCTTGCTGGACACTTTGCGGAAGCTCTCACTGACATCTAGAGTAAAGTTCATCATCTTCAACCCCTCTTTTGTGTATATGGACAGATATGCGTCTTCAGTGGGCGCACCACTGAAGAACTCTTGCATTGCTGCTCTCTTCTTACTCTTCTTCTCCACCTTCCTTGCAGCTGACCCACTGGTGAATGCCTGGCTAACTGTGACAGTGGCCTCAGTGGAGTTTGGGGTTGTGGGCTTCATGACTCTGTGGCAGGTGGAGCTAGACTGCATGTCTGTGCTGTGCCTAATTTACGGGGTGAACTATGCTGTGGACTCTAGTGCTCCTCTGGTGTCAGCCTTCGCCCTGGGCCGGGAGTCAACACGTACCCGCTGGGTGAAGGTGTCCCTGGAGCGCCATGGGGTTCCGGCTCTGCAGAGTTACGTGTGCTATGGTGCCGCCCTGCTTCCCCTGGCGGCTGTACCCTCCAACCTCACCCGCACTCTGTTCAGGTGCCTGTTCCTCACTGCCCTCATCACCGCCTTCCATTGTCTAGCCATTCTGCCTGTCCTCCTGACTTTCTTACCACCCTCCAAGAGGAAGAGGCGGGAAAGAAAGAATGTGACTGAGAACCAGGAGGAGATTGAATGTGTGGAGATGGCGGACAGTACACGTGTGGTTGATCAAATTACCACCGTCTGA